A genomic stretch from Solanum stenotomum isolate F172 chromosome 8, ASM1918654v1, whole genome shotgun sequence includes:
- the LOC125873510 gene encoding mitogen-activated protein kinase kinase kinase 20-like, with protein MAELLWKRGTTLGQGGFGVVSLASTSNALFHGVTLPSLIAIKSCNYSDSQSLKEEEEFLGMFKHSPCIIRCFGANLSFEDEVIIYNLLLEYASGGSLANRLRNCNSLPEFEVKKHTKNVLLGLSCIHTNGIIHCDIKPDNILLVGTEETAKIADFGLSMTFEQAVKEKRELMIRGTKRYMAPELVRNYDYGPHVDIWALGCTVYELITGTPLWDGDDDHVLHQIAFEKPKFQNSKLSKEAKDFLKRCLAKNPSSRWTADVLLNHPFLQNSAIERRFFGKKLRQPVIEQKL; from the coding sequence ATGGCGGAATTATTGTGGAAGAGAGGCACAACTCTTGGTCAAGGTGGATTTGGTGTTGTCTCGTTAGCTTCTACGTCTAACGCACTATTTCATGGCGTTACTCTTCCCTCTCTTATTGCCATCAAGTCTTGCAACTACAGTGATTCTCAATCGttgaaagaagaagaggaatttCTCGGTATGTTCAAACATTCTCCGTGCATTATTCGCTGTTTCGGAGCTAATCTCTCATTCGAAGATGAAGTCATCATTTACAACTTATTGCTGGAGTATGCATCAGGAGGAAGCCTTGCCAATCGTCTTCGCAATTGCAATTCATTGCCCGAGTTTGAAGTTAAAAAACACACAAAGAATGTTCTTTTAGGCCTCAGTTGCATTCACACTAATGGAATTATTCACTGCGACATCAAGCCTGACAATATTCTCCTGGTGGGCACAGAAGAAACTGCCAAGATTGCTGATTTCGGGCTTTCCATGACTTTTGAACAGGCCGTGAAAGAAAAACGGGAACTGATGATCAGGGGAACAAAAAGGTATATGGCACCTGAATTGGTGCGTAACTATGACTATGGCCCACACGTTGATATTTGGGCTCTTGGTTGCACTGTCTATGAGCTGATTACAGGGACACCGCTGTGGGACGGAGATGATGATCATGTGTTGCACCAAATCGCGTTTGAGAAACCTAAGTTTCAGAATTCAAAGTTGTCAAAGGAAGCCAAAGATTTTCTGAAGAGATGTCTTGCGAAGAATCCCAGCTCGCGTTGGACTGCCGATGTGCTCTTGAACCATCCTTTTCTGCAGAATTCGGCCATA